From Nerophis ophidion isolate RoL-2023_Sa linkage group LG15, RoL_Noph_v1.0, whole genome shotgun sequence, one genomic window encodes:
- the xrcc2 gene encoding DNA repair protein XRCC2 has product MTESGAQLFARLDARRSVRDIEPRLFPDDGGPLTGEVVELFGSEGTGKTELLYHFLCRGVLPSAAGGLEVEVAFVDTDYTLDMLRVVSILDSRLGAVYSSGSPSSSHDAMVRSCLSRLLVMHCSSSSQLLLTLHSLETWLASRAGLALLLIDSMSAFYWLDRCEGGASVAKQEEKLCRCTQLLARLLRDYRISLMASCHANRRRCSGASSSELEWHYLCRPWQRLVTHRMLCSRQEAAPEGGKEHKKSQLFTVHCTSSRSSSSSATKAKSFRTSSFRVTDGGVDFI; this is encoded by the exons ATGACTGAAAGTGGCGCGCAG CTGTTTGCGCGCCTGGATGCTCGTCGCAGTGTGCGCGACATCGAACCTCGACTGTTCCCTGACGACGGAGGTCCCCTGACAG GTGAGGTGGTGGAGCTCTTTGGGTCGGAGGGAACAG GTAAGACGGAGCTTCTATACCACTTCCTGTGTCGAGGCGTATTGCCTTCAGCGGCCGGCGGTCTGGAGGTAGAAGTTGCCTTTGTGGACACCGATTACACTTTGGACATGTTACGAGTGGTCAGCATCCTGGACAGCAGACTTGGCGCTG TTTATTCCTCGGGCTCACCGTCTTCGTCACATGACGCCATGGTGCGTTCATGTCTGTCCCGCCTGCTGGTGATGCACTGCTCCTCATCCTCCCAGCTCCTCCTCACCCTCCACTCCTTGGAGACGTGGTTGGCGTCACGGGCGGGCCTGGCGCTTCTTCTCATCGACAGCATGTCTGCTTTCTATTGGCTGGACCGCTGTGAGGGCGGAGCCAGCGTCGCCAAGCAGGAGGAGAAACTGTGCAGGTGTACACAGCTGCTGGCTCGTCTGCTCAG GGATTACAGAATCAGCCTGAtggcttcatgccatgccaataGGAGGCGCTGCAGTGGAGCCTCCTCCTCAGAACTTGAGTGGCACTACCTGTGTCGCCCTTGGCAACGCCTAGTAACCCACCGCATGCTGTGCTCCAGACAGGAAGCTGCTCCAGAGGGTGGCAAGGAGCACAAGAAAAGTCAGCTGTTCACCGTGCATTGCACCTCATCCCGCTCCTCCTCGTCTTCTGCCACCAAGGCAAAGTCATTCAGGACTTCCTCCTTCCGCGTGACGGACGGAGGTGTGGATTTTATTTGA